A stretch of Comamonadaceae bacterium M7527 DNA encodes these proteins:
- a CDS encoding helix-turn-helix domain-containing protein yields the protein MTTTLNEIELAARWGMSPKTLQRWRTQNVGPEYLKLGKKIMYPLADVEDYEKLIRSNFADIEEILLYLQQTGEASLDQIQAACLGGKESRAHIQAYLQRLTRSSPPRVKAHMVLLDPTSPVMTAIYSACAAVPQVPPIEPTPSSAPL from the coding sequence ATGACCACCACCCTGAACGAAATCGAGCTGGCTGCCCGATGGGGCATGAGCCCCAAAACACTCCAACGCTGGCGCACCCAAAATGTGGGGCCTGAGTACCTCAAGCTCGGCAAAAAGATCATGTACCCGCTGGCGGACGTTGAGGATTATGAAAAGCTCATCCGCTCCAACTTTGCAGACATCGAAGAAATCCTGCTGTATCTCCAGCAAACCGGCGAAGCCAGCCTTGACCAGATCCAGGCCGCTTGCCTGGGCGGCAAAGAATCACGGGCTCACATCCAAGCCTATTTGCAGCGATTGACCCGGTCGTCACCGCCCAGGGTCAAAGCTCACATGGTTTTGCTGGATCCAACCTCTCCTGTCATGACCGCCATTTACAGCGCCTGTGCTGCTGTGCCGCAGGTGCCCCCGATTGAACCGACTCCGAGTAGTGCGCCATTGTGA
- a CDS encoding WYL domain-containing protein yields the protein MIIERAIQNRHLLAFTYDGFSRTVEPHTCGIDTKGHRALRAFQIGGGSESGEYVGWKMFHIDEMFSLAELPRSFIGPRPGFKRGDSAFRVITAEL from the coding sequence ATGATCATTGAAAGAGCTATTCAAAACCGCCATCTGTTGGCGTTCACCTACGATGGGTTTTCACGCACGGTTGAGCCGCATACGTGCGGCATTGATACCAAGGGGCACAGAGCTTTGAGGGCATTCCAGATCGGAGGTGGAAGCGAATCTGGGGAATATGTGGGGTGGAAAATGTTCCACATTGATGAGATGTTCAGTTTGGCTGAATTGCCGCGCTCGTTCATTGGTCCCCGTCCTGGATTCAAAAGAGGTGACAGCGCCTTCCGGGTTATCACTGCAGAGCTTTGA
- a CDS encoding RES family NAD+ phosphorylase has protein sequence MKFKDLNPTVIELAAPYVFYRVQLIRSRATSVQMNGLSMPPIGLMHGRFCLPDESVAYLADSPETALYESLLRRETVSRTLSELRRRCLVEFVTKGTLRLADLRGLAEPYPVLQSLRLIQTQELAADCRAMNLDGMVYASAQHPHHTCIALFQSGIGQLSKRNAQRLIKPGTNRLLQVLHTALWRSGVPLDES, from the coding sequence ATGAAATTCAAAGACCTCAACCCAACTGTTATTGAACTTGCTGCCCCTTACGTTTTTTATCGTGTTCAGCTGATCCGGTCGCGAGCCACCAGCGTGCAAATGAATGGCTTGTCGATGCCGCCAATCGGTTTGATGCATGGTCGTTTTTGCTTACCAGACGAATCAGTCGCCTATTTGGCCGACAGCCCGGAGACGGCGCTGTATGAATCATTGCTCAGGCGCGAGACCGTGAGCAGAACTCTGTCTGAGCTGCGCCGAAGATGTCTGGTCGAATTTGTGACCAAGGGCACGTTGCGATTGGCCGATTTGCGTGGCTTGGCCGAACCATACCCTGTGTTGCAGTCCCTTCGGTTGATCCAAACACAGGAGCTGGCTGCTGACTGCAGAGCCATGAATTTGGATGGCATGGTCTACGCTTCGGCTCAGCACCCGCATCACACATGCATTGCTTTGTTTCAGTCGGGCATTGGGCAGCTGAGTAAACGCAACGCACAACGACTCATTAAGCCTGGCACCAACCGTCTGCTTCAGGTGTTGCATACCGCGCTCTGGAGATCTGGTGTTCCGTTGGATGAGAGTTGA
- a CDS encoding WbuC family cupin fold metalloprotein, translating into MSARVFTFDQFTDLHDQAKASPRLRQHLNIHASHDAPFQRLFIAFGLDSYVRPHRHHLVPKDETLVAVQGLLGVLVFDDAGQLVQQFKLGTQSHAGPGVGPVVDMPSGTWHTVLALTPDAVLLEGKAGPFDPQGPREFADWAPEEGTEEALALLRQWRELFAGSHGAAKFSASSSGMANVVTGKFRGSKIAAPTSFTPQALKRWEAIPGEIRQRLLRNVWCGDCRTSVTITHFTGRIERGDLILTGQCNQCHGEVARVIEGA; encoded by the coding sequence ATGAGTGCACGAGTTTTTACGTTCGACCAATTCACTGATTTGCACGATCAGGCCAAGGCTTCGCCACGTTTGCGGCAGCACCTGAATATCCACGCCAGCCATGACGCACCGTTTCAACGGCTGTTCATCGCCTTTGGTTTGGACAGCTATGTGCGGCCCCACCGACATCACTTGGTGCCCAAGGACGAAACTTTGGTGGCTGTGCAAGGCCTATTGGGTGTACTGGTCTTTGACGATGCCGGGCAGCTGGTCCAGCAATTCAAACTCGGCACACAAAGCCACGCCGGTCCAGGCGTTGGCCCTGTGGTGGACATGCCTTCCGGGACTTGGCACACGGTGCTCGCCCTGACGCCCGATGCGGTGCTGCTGGAAGGCAAGGCTGGGCCGTTTGACCCGCAGGGACCGCGTGAGTTTGCTGATTGGGCACCGGAAGAGGGGACGGAGGAAGCGTTGGCCTTGCTAAGGCAGTGGCGAGAGCTATTCGCTGGTTCTCATGGTGCTGCCAAGTTTTCCGCCTCTTCTTCAGGCATGGCAAACGTGGTGACCGGAAAATTCAGAGGCTCAAAGATTGCTGCTCCGACCAGTTTCACACCGCAGGCCCTCAAGCGATGGGAGGCCATCCCCGGAGAGATCCGCCAGCGCCTGCTGCGCAATGTTTGGTGTGGTGACTGCAGAACCAGCGTCACCATTACCCACTTTACTGGCCGTATCGAGCGCGGCGACTTGATCCTGACTGGGCAATGCAACCAGTGTCATGGCGAAGTTGCCAGGGTGATTGAGGGCGCCTGA
- a CDS encoding VanZ family protein has product MAAVTVLALMPIEHLQMPVFDWWDKAQHALAFVVLTGWALLLWPVHALRVVVGMLAYGAGIEGAQWAVGWRFAEWADLAADSVGVSVAWMVISGWWRFQGRKQERAVS; this is encoded by the coding sequence ATGGCGGCAGTGACGGTGCTGGCGCTGATGCCCATCGAGCATTTACAGATGCCGGTGTTTGACTGGTGGGACAAGGCGCAGCACGCCCTGGCCTTTGTGGTGTTGACCGGCTGGGCCTTGCTGCTGTGGCCAGTGCATGCTTTGCGCGTGGTGGTGGGCATGCTGGCCTATGGTGCAGGCATTGAAGGTGCGCAGTGGGCCGTTGGTTGGCGCTTTGCAGAATGGGCCGATCTAGCGGCGGATTCCGTGGGCGTATCGGTGGCTTGGATGGTGATCAGCGGCTGGTGGCGTTTTCAAGGCCGCAAACAGGAGAGGGCAGTTTCATGA
- a CDS encoding helix-turn-helix domain-containing protein, producing MDSFIPSAMRRQRNQRHLTLEAISGATGMSPQHLSEIESSKRDPRLSSIERIAEAMGLSVMLVPEHMAPEIRRYIATQGRVYTTTPALPQPSNPSRQDA from the coding sequence ATGGATTCTTTCATTCCCTCCGCCATGCGCAGGCAACGCAACCAACGGCATTTGACGCTGGAAGCGATCTCGGGTGCCACGGGCATGTCGCCGCAGCATTTGTCCGAGATCGAGAGCAGCAAGCGCGATCCGCGCCTGTCGTCCATCGAGCGCATTGCAGAGGCCATGGGCCTGAGCGTCATGCTCGTGCCAGAGCACATGGCCCCAGAAATCCGCCGCTACATCGCCACGCAAGGCCGGGTTTACACAACTACGCCCGCCTTGCCTCAGCCATCCAACCCAAGCCGTCAAGATGCCTAA
- the rfaH gene encoding transcription/translation regulatory transformer protein RfaH, with amino-acid sequence MSNWYLIHTKIRQERVALENLERQGFACFLPLIRAEKLRRGALQVVQEPLFPRYLFIRLGTGLESQSWAPIRSTVGVSRLVTFGQTPAKIEDELIAQLQVKTNSAEVQLRHFEPGEQVVVTDGPFVGVEAIYQMADAEGRVMVLLNILSKQVKMTVPPASIRKVN; translated from the coding sequence ATGAGCAACTGGTATCTGATCCACACCAAGATCCGCCAAGAACGGGTTGCTCTGGAAAACCTCGAGCGTCAAGGCTTTGCGTGTTTTTTGCCGCTGATCCGTGCAGAAAAACTGCGTCGGGGTGCCTTGCAGGTGGTGCAAGAGCCGCTCTTCCCCCGTTACCTGTTCATCCGCCTGGGCACTGGGTTGGAATCACAAAGCTGGGCACCTATCCGCTCCACCGTCGGCGTGAGCCGCTTGGTCACGTTTGGCCAGACGCCCGCCAAGATTGAAGACGAGCTGATTGCCCAGCTGCAGGTCAAAACGAATTCGGCCGAGGTACAACTGCGTCACTTTGAGCCTGGTGAGCAGGTCGTGGTGACCGATGGGCCATTTGTGGGGGTAGAGGCCATCTACCAAATGGCCGATGCCGAAGGCCGGGTGATGGTGCTGCTCAACATCCTGAGCAAGCAAGTCAAGATGACCGTGCCGCCAGCCAGCATCCGCAAAGTCAACTGA
- a CDS encoding polysaccharide biosynthesis protein encodes MIRTLSRFAAPALALPRAVKRGVVLALDAALCILSVWLAFYLRSGSFTSLSGPAVWPVLASVVLALPVFITSGLYRAIFRYSGLPAMVAVGRAMLLYGLAFAAIFTFWGVDGVPRTVGLIQPILLLLLVGASRAAARVWLGGLYHQQLRKASLPQALIYGAGSAGRQLASAMANSPEIRVVGFLDDDDRLHGHVLNGLPIHNPADLVEVLNGTRITDVLLALPSVSRQRRNEILNALKPHKVAVRTLPGLSDIATGKVSLSDVRELDIDDLLGREPVKPNGLLLNLNTHHKTVLVTGAGGSIGSELCRQILKTNPKQLLLVEMSEFALYQIHQELQASLAGERVNVSEPVEGDAPEVAEGSDEPAIEIVPLLASVCDEVRMQEIMDTWKPHTVYHAAAYKHVPLVEHNPAEGVRNNVWGTRVCAEAASRNGVRNFVLISTDKAVRPTNIMGATKRLAEMVLQALAEVNAAVAAQGGRAPTAKTTFSMVRFGNVLGSSGSVVPLFREQIKNGGPVTLTHADITRYFMTIPEAAQLVIQAGAMGQGGDVFVLDMGQPVKIMDLAHRMVELSGLTVRDELNPSGDIELTVTGLRPGEKLYEELLIGDNPRPTQHPRIMKAHEQYLSWAQLEGKLNALSMAMSVNDVPVIRALLKSLVSGYQPSGEVVDWVHMALEREALANE; translated from the coding sequence ATGATCCGAACTTTGAGTCGTTTTGCAGCGCCTGCCTTGGCTTTGCCCCGAGCAGTCAAGCGCGGTGTCGTGCTTGCTCTGGATGCTGCTCTTTGCATTCTGTCGGTCTGGCTGGCTTTTTACCTGCGCAGTGGTAGTTTCACGTCGCTCTCAGGCCCCGCCGTCTGGCCCGTCCTAGCCTCTGTTGTTCTGGCTTTGCCGGTGTTTATCACCTCGGGTCTATACCGCGCCATCTTCCGCTACAGCGGCTTGCCAGCCATGGTAGCGGTGGGGCGAGCCATGCTTTTGTATGGTCTTGCTTTCGCGGCCATTTTTACCTTCTGGGGTGTCGATGGCGTGCCGCGCACGGTGGGCTTGATTCAGCCGATTTTGCTACTGCTCTTGGTAGGTGCATCACGCGCTGCGGCTCGGGTGTGGTTGGGTGGGCTGTATCACCAGCAGCTACGAAAGGCGTCTTTGCCACAGGCACTCATTTACGGTGCCGGTAGTGCTGGACGGCAGTTGGCCTCGGCAATGGCCAACAGCCCAGAGATCCGGGTCGTGGGCTTTTTAGATGACGATGACCGGCTGCATGGTCATGTGTTGAATGGCTTGCCCATTCATAACCCGGCTGACTTGGTTGAAGTGTTGAATGGCACCCGCATCACCGATGTGCTGCTGGCCTTGCCCAGTGTTTCGCGTCAGAGGCGTAACGAGATTTTGAATGCACTTAAGCCCCACAAGGTGGCGGTGCGCACACTGCCAGGCTTGAGTGATATCGCCACCGGGAAGGTGAGCCTGAGCGATGTGCGAGAGCTGGACATTGACGACCTGTTAGGCCGTGAACCGGTTAAGCCCAACGGCCTGCTGCTCAACCTGAATACCCACCACAAAACCGTGCTGGTGACCGGGGCGGGGGGCAGTATTGGCAGCGAGCTTTGCCGTCAGATCCTGAAGACCAACCCTAAACAGTTGCTGTTGGTGGAGATGAGCGAGTTTGCGCTCTACCAAATTCACCAGGAGCTGCAGGCATCGCTTGCAGGCGAAAGGGTGAACGTGAGCGAGCCAGTGGAGGGCGATGCGCCTGAAGTGGCAGAGGGCAGTGACGAACCCGCCATTGAGATCGTGCCCTTGCTGGCCTCGGTTTGCGACGAGGTACGCATGCAGGAGATCATGGACACCTGGAAGCCGCACACGGTCTACCACGCTGCTGCCTACAAGCATGTGCCTTTGGTGGAGCACAACCCCGCAGAGGGCGTGCGCAACAACGTGTGGGGCACCCGGGTGTGCGCCGAAGCAGCTTCGCGCAATGGCGTGCGGAACTTTGTGCTGATTAGCACCGATAAGGCGGTGCGGCCCACCAACATCATGGGCGCGACCAAGCGCTTGGCGGAAATGGTGTTGCAGGCACTGGCGGAGGTGAATGCGGCCGTGGCTGCCCAGGGCGGTAGGGCACCGACTGCAAAGACCACTTTTTCGATGGTGCGCTTTGGCAATGTGCTGGGCTCCAGTGGCTCTGTGGTGCCGTTGTTCCGCGAGCAGATTAAAAACGGTGGCCCCGTCACCCTGACGCATGCCGACATCACCCGCTACTTCATGACCATCCCTGAGGCGGCGCAGCTGGTCATTCAGGCCGGTGCCATGGGTCAGGGCGGTGATGTGTTTGTGCTGGACATGGGCCAGCCCGTCAAGATCATGGACCTGGCGCACCGCATGGTGGAACTGTCGGGCCTTACGGTTCGCGATGAGCTGAACCCCAGTGGCGACATTGAGCTGACCGTGACCGGCCTGCGCCCCGGAGAAAAGCTTTACGAAGAGCTGCTGATTGGCGACAACCCCAGGCCCACCCAGCACCCGCGCATCATGAAAGCGCATGAGCAGTACTTGAGCTGGGCGCAACTGGAGGGCAAGCTCAACGCCTTGAGCATGGCCATGAGCGTGAACGATGTGCCGGTCATCCGCGCCTTGCTCAAGAGTCTGGTCAGCGGCTACCAGCCCAGCGGCGAAGTGGTGGACTGGGTACACATGGCACTGGAGCGTGAAGCGCTGGCCAATGAGTAA
- a CDS encoding sugar transferase, with product MLRLLDFIFSSIGLLFGAPVLIVIYVIGLFDTGSPIFRQERVGRNQKPFTLVKFRTMRPDTASVASHLADASAITPLGAFLRRSKFDELPQLWNVLKGEMSLVGPRPCLFNQVDLINERAARSVFDARPGITGLAQVSNIDMSTPKLLAETDARMLKELTVSAYFKYIFMTVGGKGAGDRVRIK from the coding sequence ATGTTGCGGTTATTAGATTTTATATTTTCATCGATCGGACTGCTATTTGGTGCTCCGGTATTAATCGTTATTTATGTGATCGGCTTGTTTGATACGGGTTCACCGATCTTTCGACAAGAGAGGGTGGGGCGCAATCAAAAACCGTTTACTTTGGTGAAGTTCCGAACAATGCGGCCTGATACAGCCTCTGTAGCTTCACACCTAGCTGATGCGTCAGCGATCACACCATTGGGTGCATTTTTGAGACGGAGTAAGTTTGATGAATTGCCCCAGCTTTGGAATGTCCTTAAAGGTGAAATGAGCTTGGTTGGTCCAAGGCCTTGTTTGTTTAATCAGGTTGATTTAATCAATGAGCGTGCTGCACGATCTGTATTTGATGCCAGGCCAGGTATTACAGGGTTGGCCCAAGTCAGCAATATTGACATGTCCACACCGAAGCTGCTGGCGGAAACGGATGCTCGCATGCTCAAGGAATTGACGGTGTCAGCCTACTTTAAGTACATCTTCATGACGGTTGGCGGTAAGGGTGCTGGAGATAGGGTGAGAATAAAATGA